The following proteins come from a genomic window of Melioribacteraceae bacterium 4301-Me:
- a CDS encoding DUF502 domain-containing protein, whose protein sequence is MENLKSFVKTTLFGGFLIVLPIIVLIFVLNWFFDFLTEKISPITNLLIQTARINEFVASLTAVIIILLLFFVVGLVVQTEIGKFTFSVLEDRFLKRVPLYKIIKETVTQLFGGEKILFKSVALVKLYGSDTLLTAFVTDEHENGYITVFIPSAPAPTGGYIYHVRKEDVFKIDYPIDDAMRSILSLGAGSKALLSKLNTNFS, encoded by the coding sequence ATGGAGAATCTAAAATCTTTTGTAAAAACCACCTTGTTTGGTGGATTTCTTATCGTATTACCAATAATTGTTTTGATATTTGTGCTTAACTGGTTTTTCGATTTCCTAACGGAAAAAATTAGCCCCATCACAAATCTTTTAATACAAACAGCCAGGATAAACGAATTTGTTGCTTCACTTACAGCTGTAATAATAATCTTGTTATTATTTTTTGTTGTAGGACTTGTAGTTCAAACAGAGATCGGCAAGTTTACATTTTCAGTTTTGGAAGATAGGTTTTTAAAAAGAGTTCCCTTATATAAAATAATAAAGGAAACGGTAACTCAGCTTTTTGGTGGAGAAAAAATTCTGTTTAAGTCTGTAGCTCTTGTTAAGTTGTATGGTAGCGACACGCTGTTAACTGCTTTTGTTACAGACGAACACGAAAATGGTTATATAACTGTTTTTATTCCCTCAGCACCAGCACCAACTGGAGGATATATCTATCATGTAAGAAAAGAAGATGTTTTTAAGATAGATTATCCAATTGACGATGCAATGCGTTCAATTTTAAGCTTGGGCGCTGGCTCAAAGGCACTTTTGTCAAAATTAAATACAAATTTTAGTTGA
- a CDS encoding S8/S53 family peptidase produces MNYIKLFLILILSTNLFFSQTRVIQKGKVYYLSDRVVVKFKDNYPLINGNEYLLPSRLINKLHNNGISEVKTRFTFKAGVLRKGESNLAKIATLKINTKDDPISVVKRLSKIKEIEWAEPHYVYKVAAVPNDSLYVRGYQEDLKRIKAEEAWSVVTGNPNVVIAIIDTGVDWKHPDLYANIWHNPNWQNNDEFPADSIGWDFGGLDGTPDNDPSEDKDSRNPYHGTHVAGIAGAVTNNGIGIASISYNCKILPVKVTQGNMRDSHGTPYVVYGFEGIKYAADMGCKIANCSWGGYSYSKSEQEIVDYAISKGMLIVAAQGNDDKTEPFYPADYKGVLSVGWLQTKTDQKSDAANYGTQVDVFAPGDLIMSTFPTYSTVNPNYNPWYSGSSMSAPHVAGLAGLVASVPQFANYTPLQIAEQIRVNCDNIDSVNPGLEFLLGRGRINAFKSVTNKNSVSVRANRVVFHEIGNGDGFFESGETVEIGISFVNYLKPITNFTATLQQSDPNIILENPQFNNAGLISSLDSVNNFSNPFRIKIADNAAQDHNVNLLIKFSGDGYDDFQWITFNINPPYRTQNANKIATTITSKGVIGYNDFPTNVQGIGFKYNGNESVLFEGAFMYGVSSKKVMDAARVVDEQSHDFVTLKSVSITSPGLVAQQEGDAIFNDSGDTANSIGIETHFKTYEFTQTAYDNFIILRTQLFNKTDTTISNLYAGFYLDWDIPESDYSNNSAAYDFTSNFSYAFNTANTTNIYYGAALVSEGSYGFYVINNSASSGNVAISDGDGFSDSEKWITLSSGITNFNIVGDISLVVSGGPYSIKPGEYKDVGFCLAAAPSVEGLRTAVQNARELFANVITDVVEQGKQLPLSFDLKQNFPNPFNPQTTIRFELPKQSFVKLQIFDILGREISTLINEEKSPGYYEVKFNGNNLPSGVYLYRLQAGSFVSTKKMMILK; encoded by the coding sequence ATGAATTATATAAAATTGTTTTTGATATTAATTTTATCAACGAACCTTTTCTTCAGCCAAACAAGAGTTATACAAAAAGGAAAGGTTTACTATTTGTCAGATAGAGTAGTAGTGAAGTTTAAAGATAATTATCCATTAATTAATGGTAACGAATACCTTCTGCCATCTAGGTTGATAAATAAATTACATAACAATGGTATATCGGAAGTAAAGACAAGATTTACATTTAAAGCTGGAGTTTTGAGAAAAGGGGAAAGCAATCTTGCAAAAATTGCTACTCTTAAAATAAATACAAAAGACGACCCAATAAGTGTGGTTAAGAGGCTTTCGAAAATAAAAGAAATCGAATGGGCCGAGCCTCATTATGTTTACAAAGTTGCAGCAGTTCCTAACGATTCGCTTTATGTGAGAGGGTATCAAGAAGACCTTAAAAGAATTAAAGCAGAAGAAGCCTGGTCAGTAGTAACTGGAAATCCTAATGTTGTAATTGCAATTATTGATACTGGTGTTGACTGGAAACACCCTGATTTATATGCCAATATTTGGCATAACCCAAATTGGCAGAATAACGATGAGTTCCCAGCAGATTCGATTGGCTGGGATTTTGGCGGATTGGATGGTACACCAGACAACGATCCATCAGAAGATAAAGATTCACGTAACCCTTATCATGGAACCCATGTAGCAGGTATAGCAGGAGCTGTCACAAATAACGGAATTGGCATTGCTTCTATTAGTTATAATTGCAAAATATTGCCTGTAAAAGTTACTCAAGGGAATATGCGCGATTCCCACGGTACACCTTATGTTGTTTATGGATTTGAGGGAATAAAGTATGCTGCGGATATGGGTTGCAAAATTGCAAATTGCAGCTGGGGAGGATATAGTTACTCTAAATCAGAACAAGAAATAGTTGATTATGCAATATCCAAGGGTATGCTTATAGTTGCAGCACAAGGAAATGATGATAAAACCGAACCCTTTTATCCTGCTGATTATAAAGGGGTGCTCTCCGTGGGCTGGCTGCAGACAAAAACAGACCAGAAAAGTGATGCCGCAAATTATGGAACGCAAGTAGATGTTTTTGCTCCTGGTGATTTAATAATGTCTACTTTTCCTACTTATTCCACTGTCAATCCAAATTATAATCCTTGGTATAGCGGCTCTTCTATGTCCGCACCGCATGTTGCCGGCTTAGCTGGGTTAGTAGCCTCTGTGCCTCAGTTTGCTAACTATACCCCGTTACAAATTGCAGAACAAATTAGAGTTAATTGCGATAACATAGATTCTGTAAATCCTGGTCTAGAATTTTTACTCGGCAGGGGAAGAATTAACGCATTTAAATCTGTTACAAATAAAAATTCTGTTTCTGTTAGAGCAAATAGAGTAGTATTTCATGAAATTGGAAATGGCGATGGTTTTTTTGAATCCGGAGAAACAGTTGAAATTGGTATTAGCTTTGTTAATTATTTGAAGCCAATAACAAATTTTACAGCTACATTGCAACAAAGCGACCCAAATATAATATTGGAAAATCCGCAGTTTAATAATGCCGGATTAATTTCAAGTTTGGATAGCGTAAATAATTTTTCAAATCCATTTAGAATAAAAATAGCAGACAATGCAGCGCAAGATCATAATGTGAACCTGCTTATTAAATTTAGCGGAGATGGATATGATGACTTTCAATGGATTACTTTTAACATCAATCCTCCTTACAGAACACAAAATGCAAATAAGATTGCAACAACAATCACGAGTAAAGGCGTTATTGGTTACAATGATTTTCCAACTAATGTTCAAGGAATTGGATTTAAATATAACGGTAATGAGAGTGTCTTATTTGAAGGAGCATTTATGTACGGGGTCTCTTCTAAAAAAGTTATGGATGCTGCCAGGGTCGTGGATGAGCAAAGTCACGATTTTGTAACTCTAAAATCAGTTTCTATAACTTCTCCTGGCTTGGTTGCTCAACAAGAAGGAGACGCAATTTTTAACGATTCTGGTGATACTGCTAATTCAATTGGCATTGAGACACACTTTAAGACTTATGAGTTTACCCAAACCGCGTACGATAACTTTATAATTTTACGAACACAGCTTTTTAATAAGACAGATACAACAATATCAAATTTATATGCAGGTTTCTACCTCGATTGGGATATTCCCGAATCAGATTACAGCAATAACAGCGCAGCCTATGACTTTACGAGTAATTTCTCTTATGCATTTAATACAGCGAATACTACTAATATTTATTACGGTGCTGCATTAGTATCTGAAGGCAGCTATGGGTTTTATGTGATAAACAACAGCGCTTCAAGTGGAAATGTTGCAATTAGTGATGGAGATGGTTTTTCGGACAGCGAGAAGTGGATTACCTTATCGAGCGGCATAACAAACTTCAATATTGTTGGCGATATTTCTCTTGTTGTCTCAGGAGGTCCATACTCAATAAAACCGGGTGAATATAAAGATGTAGGTTTCTGCTTAGCTGCAGCTCCTTCGGTAGAAGGATTGCGTACCGCTGTTCAAAATGCCCGCGAATTGTTTGCTAATGTTATTACGGATGTGGTTGAACAAGGTAAACAATTGCCTTTGAGTTTTGATTTAAAACAAAACTTTCCTAATCCGTTTAATCCACAAACAACAATTCGTTTTGAACTGCCAAAACAGAGTTTTGTCAAGCTGCAAATATTTGATATTCTTGGCAGGGAAATATCAACTTTAATAAATGAGGAGAAATCACCTGGCTACTACGAAGTTAAATTTAACGGCAACAATTTACCAAGCGGAGTTTATCTATACAGACTTCAAGCCGGCAGCTTTGTATCCACAAAGAAAATGATGATTTTGAAGTGA
- a CDS encoding RNA polymerase sigma factor: MKGDSTAFSPLIKLYRRQLFSYFLKLCGNKTAAEDLFQETLIKIWKAMPKYKEENKFSSWLFTIAHNTAVDYLRKFNHKNSHFVDVEIENCGHLTNPFAELVAAETKEIISRYIEKLPLKQREVFLLRQNCGMTFREIAELTGEPLNTVLSHMNYALKKIRTVLRKNDEQ; encoded by the coding sequence ATTAAAGGGGATTCAACCGCTTTTAGTCCCTTAATCAAATTATACAGGCGGCAACTTTTCTCCTATTTCTTAAAACTATGTGGCAATAAAACTGCCGCTGAAGACTTGTTTCAAGAAACTTTAATTAAAATTTGGAAAGCTATGCCTAAGTACAAAGAAGAAAATAAATTCTCCTCGTGGCTTTTTACCATTGCTCATAACACAGCAGTAGATTATTTAAGAAAATTCAACCATAAAAATTCTCATTTCGTTGACGTGGAAATTGAAAACTGCGGACATCTAACCAACCCATTCGCGGAGTTAGTAGCTGCAGAAACAAAAGAAATTATATCAAGATATATAGAAAAGCTTCCATTAAAACAAAGAGAAGTGTTTTTACTTCGTCAAAATTGCGGAATGACCTTCCGTGAAATTGCCGAGTTAACTGGTGAACCGTTAAACACTGTTTTAAGTCATATGAATTATGCATTAAAAAAAATTAGAACAGTCCTAAGGAAAAATGATGAGCAATGA